ATCGTGGAATGAAATATCATAATATGTGAAATCATACTGTAAAGGGTGTCCATTTAATGCCTTTTCAGATACAGCGACCACCGCAGGGGTGTGTGAGAGTGGTGATGGTATTACTGCGTTGTTACACATGTGTAAACCACAGTCTCTGGAGGTCTCATTGGTAGACACACATGCTGATCATGTGCTCAAACATGTCatgtggggtgggtggggattGCCACACGGCCTTCCCCGAGTCCACCGATACTGGCCGTGGTCATGATGACCGTCTGACCGCTTCTCTCAGGCCTTAACATGACCAGAATTCCACTTTGAAGGGCATCATCAACTTGTGTATTAATCCTATAATCCTTTAATTGTTACTGATTGTTACTGAGCAAGTGCTTTTAGGCAAATGATTATACAAACTTACTTTTTTGCGGGCACCACGTAGCATGCTGGTTACAGCTGCCGCCTCTGGACTTAccagacccaggtttgaatcccacctcctgctctagtacccatgattaaggtacttcccctgaattgctccagtaaaaatgacccggctctatacatgtatataatttTGTGTCCATGTTTAaatttactttggaaaaaaaatatctggtaaatgaataaatgtaaatgttatacagCTGAGTGGTTTGCAGGAGCAATGCTAGTGAAGTACCTTTGTTGGAGCTACGGCGGAGCCTGACCTGAAAACCTTTCGTTGTTCCACGGTTCCATAACTGATGTGATGCCCACATATCGATGATTCCTTAGGCAGATTTTCCCAGTTTTGCAAATGTCCTCTGGGATCAGTAAAGGAGAacgtgcaccccccccccccaaatcgtGATACTCTGTTGCATCTCTGAtcccccttttcttttcccttGTAAGATCAAGCACATGATGGCTTTCATTGAGCAGGAGGCCAATGAGAAAGCAGAGGAAATTGATGCCAAGGTAAAGTTTTCGACTGAAACGGACACAGTACCGTGATTCTGCAAGATATTAATGCGGAAAGTGGTGAGATGGTTACATGGTTACATGCATGTGTCGCCTCCTGTAGGCGGAGGAGGAGTTCAACATTGAGAAGGGTCGCCTAGTGCAGACCCAGAGGCTCAAGATCATGGAGTACTatgagaagaaagagaagcagatcgagcagcagaagaaaatgtgaGTCACCCAACTTCACACCAGGCAGTATGAAGAAGCGCAAGGTTTAAAAAGACTGTCTGGAGTTTCCAAATTTACTAAGTAGGAAGTGTGTGCCTGTGTAGAATATTTCAGTGCAGAGGGATGTTTTTAAAGATAgatacactggttcctcaattTACAAGCATAGTTGGCAGCAGAAGAATTTTTTATCGCTTTTGTCACTAAATCATAACCAGCAAAAGTTTAGTAATACAGACATCTCAGTATTTAGGCAGGTAATCTAAAAATCTCAGCTAATTCTGTAGTAAATAAGATGATTAAACAGCAACATTgaaattgattttaaatgacagaaaacaccTATCGTTTCCACATTTTCTGTTCAGACATTGACCGATTCATCCCGTGCAACATTTGACCACTTAGGACTTTCTTATCTGCACAAACAAAGGGTTAataatacaggcatcccttgatttacagtTACTTTCCGTAAAAGTTTTCGCTAAAGCCggagtatatttttaaaaacgtttGACTTTTTATGTTCGCATTTTTATTGCCTCTGAACCCCATGAAAATTAAAGCTGTCACTTGACGAAAAAGGTCAATCACTAgatgtgagctgtaaacactgtggaagcgagttgacTAAACACAGTCCCTCACTGCTGTACTCCTATACTGGCTGCTAGGCATGGAAACGCAGgtcattttcactctgctgcAGACAGAAATTTCTAGAAAAACGGGTAAGTTTAAGAAAAAgaaggcaattaaaaataatgtagaaaatACTCGTAACTCGAACTCTAAGAGAATTATTTCCGCTTCGGTGCAGGacttcattatatttttattacgCTTTAACCGTTCCCTCCCTGCAGTCAGATGTCCAATCTGATGAACCAGGCCAGGCTGAAGGTCCTGAAGGCCCGCGATGACATGATTGCGGTATGATGCGATCCTTCGAAGATGAAGCTATAATATTCAATAACTCGTGACTCTGAGAGTCCACTGAAAGCGTGGCTGCGTCTCCCCAATATTTGTATCCAGGACCTGCTGAATGAGGCTCGTCAGAGGTTGGCCAATGTTGCAAAAGACCCGTCAAGATACCCAGCCCTGATGGAGGGTCTGATCTTACAGGTACGTTCACCGTTGGCCTTTGAGACGAGTCACGTGTGACTAATTTCGTCCAATGTCTTTTGCACCGGAGACTCATCCACTGAGATTTTGTGGTAGTTCTTGGAAAGTCTCTCGGAATTACGTGACGGAAAATTCCacaatttgaaaatatatattcgcatctcccagtctggtAGCTCGCTACCATGTTTCCGACCACAGCGGGACCACGATCTGTCCTGTCTCTCATAAGGACTGTCTTTTGGCTTCTGTTTTCAGGGTTTCTACCAACTGCTGGAGCCCAAAGTGACCATTCGCTGCCGCAAACAGGACCTGGCGTTGGTGCAGGTCAGAGATCCGTTCGCCGCGCTGCAGATGACATGTAGTGAATGTGAGACAACAGCAGGTGTTCTGACCACATTTTTGCACGCATGTGTTTACCTTTCAGGCCTCTGTGCAGAAAACCATCCCAATCTACAAAGCTGCTGCAAAGAACAATCTTGAAGTGCGCATCGACCAGGAGAACTTCCTGCCTTCAGACATGTAGGAACCCATTTTGAATTATCTCTGGAAACCTTTTCCATCTCATAACTCTTGTTCACCCTTGAGTAAGGcgcttaccctaaactgctccagtaaaatgaccctgctgtattaagATGTAAAGTAAGTAGCTCAACGTTGTAAGTgtcttcggagaaaagtgtcagataaatgagtaaatgtacctGTGTCCCCAGCTCTGGAGGGATTGAGATCTACAATGGTGATGGGAAGATAAAGGTGTCCAACACCCTGGAGAGCAGGCTGGATCTCATGGCCCAGCAGGTATGGCAGCTGGCAGAGTGCTGCAGGTTCAAGGACAGGCTTAGAGAGACCTTCatatacaataatttaaaatgacctaTGCTCACTAGTactaatagatttttttttttttccccccctctcccttTGGCGCAGATGATGCCAGAGATCCGAGTAGCCCTGTTCGGCGCCAACCCAAACCGCAAGTTCTTGGATTAATATGGACTCTGCTGTCTTGTGGTAAAGAAGTGTGGCATCTCTTTAAAGCAGCAGGAATGAAAGCCACTAGATGTTTCTGACAGTTATTTTATTGAGATggttctgtttgtgtgtatgtgtgtgcgtgcgtgtgtcctGTGGGAAAAGGGCCCTTTTTGTTATGTGGTGAcgtttttgttttgtcagtgtttCCTGTAGTAAAATAAGATAGAAATGTGGTTATTTTAGTAGTAACACACAGCCATCTGCTCAACGTGTCCGTTCAAGTACTGGTGTGAGCCGGGGCCCGGGCTTTTAGCGGTGCTGCTGGGGAAAAGCGTTTGGTTCTGCGTTCGCTTGGGGTTTAAGGAATGTTATACAGTAGTGCCGTAATTTATGATGTGTGTACAGTAGAGATCCCTGTTTCTAGTATAGAACTGAGATGTGAAGACCCAACTTCATCACACAAGTCCTTGACCATTGTCACACCAGGGATTGAGTCAGTGGTCTGCGATCATCTGGAACATATTTGTAATGAACTGTAGCACCGCGAGCTCGACTTCTAGATCATTAGAGCGAAACTGAAGGACAATCCCACCTGCTTACTGTAAAGACACACCTTTTTACTAGTAACGCCTTGACACATCGGTCACAAGTAAGGAGGTGCTTGTCCTAAAGTAGTTTAGTGCTGCGACTCCATCCACCTTTCCCCGCCAGGCCGCAGAAGACTGGTTTATGTTGTTGGTGCATCAAAACTGCCCAGCAGATGTGAAAGTGGATATCTATTGTCTACATGGGCTCATCTTACACATCTGCAGTCACCCAGTTGTGTAATAACTGAACCTTTGTTGTACTTGCTGCACACTTCTGATGCCCAAGAACAGCCTGTGTTTTCCTGGACTTGCCTCTTGCAGCCTGGCGTCATGCATAAAGGAAAACGAGACCTCATCTGTCTATTGGCAGCATGTCCTGGACCTCTTTCTTTCCATtctgtattgtgtgtgtatatgtggaactataaatatatttatgacCAAATAAACACTGTTGCAAAAACAGTGAAACTTTTTCTTGCTTGTTTTTCTCCAACCGTTGTGAAATCGGGAAAGAATAGTCTAGTATTCCCCATGGTAAATAACGGCATGGCGGTAAGGTGGTGTGAGGAACACACTGATGGGAAAACACCAGTGAAGAAGGCTGAGATTGCAGGTGTTTTCAGTGTTAATGCTGCCTCCCAAGCAGGCGATGCTCTGACACCCAGAACTTAATGACCGAGGAACTGATGCTGAATGATCATACAAGAGCACACAGATGTTGGGCCTGGAAGTTGCTCTTTGCTGCCTCTTGTGGTGGAAGGTTGGTACTGCATGGCTGGGGGCTGCCAGGCTCAGTGCCACCAACACATGTGATTTCAGAGGCTGATAGCCAGCTGAGTTGGTGAATGCCAGAGTGGAAGGTTTCCTCTCTTCAgatttgtttctctttcacGTAAAGAGTAGCCTCTGACCCAGTACTGTTTTGGCTCTCCGTTGTACCTCATCCACCCAACGAAAGTCCCAGTAAACTAGTGCTAAGCTCTATTTTTGCTCACAGTCATTTTTTCTTCGTTTAAACTTGTCTAATCTTTTAAGTGACCGCAACAGGAAGAGATTCAGTTGCCCACGCACTCAGTGGTTTGGCGCATGGGGAAAATCCCGTGTGTCTCGCACACCTTCACCTCGGCACGTAACTATGCTGTCGAACAGCACGTGGCAGAGACCTGCTCTTGGGAGTCTCGCTGTATGGAAATAATGCAACCAGTGAGACTATAgtaccccccccaacacacacacacctctctctgTTGGGTGCAAAAAGCCTTTTTatgcaaggaaaaaaattcacatgCTGGTGTGAGCACCCACTCTTGTAACAGTCCCTAGTATTATTGCATACTACAAAAATCAACAGCAGATTGTGGAAGCCTCACAAGTATCATCCTGTACAGGTATACTTACTGTATATTCAAGCCAGCATATGGAAGGGTTCTATGGCATTTATAATTTGACTCCTTCAACATGCTCTAAATGAAAGCTTCCTCCCTCCCCTCTCAGTGTCACTGTCCAGGTGTGTAGCAGCGCAGTCGTCCATGAAGGGCTGCAGGAAGGGGACCTGTCTCCTGCTCATCACCCTGGCAACCAGTCTCCCTCTGCCCAGCACAATCACGCTGGGGAGCAAGGGAAGGTCCAGTGCGGAGGAGCAGGGAGTCTCCCCATTAAAAGGGATGTTGGGGCAGGGGGAGGGTTCAGCCACAGAGCAGCATGAAGCAGCCAGCAGTTCTCTGCTCAGAGTTCTCTCAGACTCTGCTTGCGCTGGGGATGCCGATACAGCGCAGTGTTTCTGCTGAAATTCTCTTCTATGTCATCCAAGGCTGCAGaggtgaaaaaaagaaataaaaatatatatacacacacgccaGGGTGAAATATTGCAATATTCAGACTGTCTCAGGATTTACAATGTGCGTCTATACTTTATTATTGTACTCATTTGTTGCTCAGCCAACACTGTTATCCAAAACAACACTTTACACATCTTACAGTATATGGatgtatatttccatttattccttttctcccttttgacacttttctctaaagtgacatccAGCGagtatttatagtatttatccaaggtgacttacaatgcatGCTACATTAAACTCCCTACAGTGCATTTACCCATCTgttcatgtaacacacacaataTGAGCAATTTACCATGGCCAGTTCACCAAAAGAACATAGCTTGAAAATGGGCTTGCATCTCAACGTGA
Above is a genomic segment from Scleropages formosus chromosome 2, fSclFor1.1, whole genome shotgun sequence containing:
- the LOC108931451 gene encoding V-type proton ATPase subunit E 1-like gives rise to the protein MALSDADVQKQIKHMMAFIEQEANEKAEEIDAKAEEEFNIEKGRLVQTQRLKIMEYYEKKEKQIEQQKKIQMSNLMNQARLKVLKARDDMIADLLNEARQRLANVAKDPSRYPALMEGLILQGFYQLLEPKVTIRCRKQDLALVQASVQKTIPIYKAAAKNNLEVRIDQENFLPSDISGGIEIYNGDGKIKVSNTLESRLDLMAQQMMPEIRVALFGANPNRKFLD